The following is a genomic window from Calditrichota bacterium.
GTGATGCAGAAAACTATTGACATTCTCGTCGAGCAGCGTGAGCAGTTGCGCATTAAGATGGCTTCGGAGAGCGGAGGCGTAAAGATAATTGACCCGCCGGTGCGTCCTACGTCGCCGGTGAACCAAAAGCGTGGGATGAAACTTCTGGCTTCATTCTTCTTTGCCCTGTTTATTGGTGTAATGTTGTCGTATGCCGTCGATCTGTTCGACAATACGATCCAGGGCGAGAAGGATATGCAGAATCGTTTTGGGCTGCCGGTCTATGGGTCGGTGCCGGTGCTATCGGCGGGATCGGCGTTTTCGCGGCGGAAACGCTCGCCGCGTTCGCGGGACGAAAATCCCAATCTGAACGGGCAGCACAAAATCACCCACCTCGATTTTTACTCCGAGTCTTCCCCGGTTGCCGAAGCATATCGCTCGATCAAGACCGCGATACTCTTTTCCGCCCGGGATCGCAGTCGCAAGACGTTCATTATTTCGAGCCCGGTTTCAGGTGATGGCAAGTCGCTGACTTCTTACAATCTTGCCGTTTCCTTCGCCCAGGGCGGGACCAGAACGCTGCTCGTCGATGCCGACCTAAGACGCGCCAGCCAGCACAAATTGCTGGGTGTCGAGCGCGGACCCGGACTAGCTGACCTGCTACTGGGAACCAGTTCCATGGATGCCATCGTTCGCCAGCATCCAAACCTGAACAGCCTAAGCATTATCACCGCCGGTCAAAAGGTCGGCAATCCGGCTGAATTACTCTCTTCGAATACCATGAAGAGCGTTATGAGCGAATTTGAGAGCCGGTTCGACCTCATCTTGATCGATACGCCGCCGATCACCCCCTGTATGGACTCGCGGCATCTGGCGTTGATGGTCGGCGGGATGATTCTCGTCGTCCGGGCCGAATCAACCAAACTTAACGTCATCGAGCACAGCCTTTCCCTCTGCAAGAGAATCGATGCCGAAATCATCGGCGTCATCGTCAATCATGCCACCTTTCGCTATGGCTATGGATATTATTATATCTATCAACGCCATAACCCCTACGGCTACTATTATAGCGGGTATCAATACTACTATTCACAGGACAGTGAGACCGGCGAAAAAGTGCGTAAAAAGAAGCGCACCCGCACCCGCAAAGGCGCCTCGTATGAGGTCTCGGATTGACATCCCGGGAACGGGATTGACTTTCGGCGCGCCGGGGAGACTCAACCCCCCGGCGCGCCGCATTGCTCGTGCGGCGAAATTGGCCGGAATGGCCGTTGTTCTGCTCGCTTCGGTCGTTCCGGTTCTGACGTTCGCCGCCAATGGGATCGCCGGCGAAGACCTCTTTCAGATCGCCCGACTCAAGTATGATGGCGGTGGCGATTGGTATTCCAATCCCTCCTCGATCCCCAATCTGCACACCTTTCTGCGCGCCGAATGCGGCATCGACGCCGCGGTCGAGGAAGCCGTCGTCGAGCCATCCAGCCCCAAACTGAGCGCTTTACCTTTTGTTTATATGAACGGTCACGGAAACATCCGTTTTTCCGAACGCGATGTCGAATCCCTGCGGCATTATCTCGAGACCGGCGGATTCCTTCTGGCGGACGACAACTACGGAATGGATGCCTCCTTTCGTCGTGAAATGAAGCGCGTCCTGCCGGGCGTAGAACCGGTTGAACTGCCCTGGACGCATCCGATCTACCACAGCCACTTTAGTCTGCCCGAAGGTTTGCCCAAGATTCACGAACACGACGGTAAGCCCGCCCAAGGACTTGGCTACTCCCTCCACGGGCGGCTTGTCGCCTTCTATTCCTATCAGGCCGATCTCGGTGACGGCTGGGAAGACCCCGACGTGCACAACGATCCAGCGGAAAAACGTCTGGCCGCACTACGAATGGGTGCCAACATCGTCGTCTGGCGTCTGCGCGGAGGATTGTGAACAAGTTGTCGGATTTGTCCGCAGCAGAAGCCCGGCTGACGCGTTTGAGACGCATGCAATCGGGATTGGAGATGCGGTCGGCACTGATCCGGGGAGCCAGTGCTCTAATCCTTGCGGGGCTTGCCGGTGCGATTGCCGAAGCGGTCTTGCTGCTCCCGCCGCCGGGACGCTGGCTGTTGCTTGTTGCACTTGTTATCCTCCCGGTAGCGACCTTCTTTACCCGTTTCATCCCCGCTCAACGCAACCCTTATCTGCGGCCGGGGCGGCCTTCGGACCGCTTTTGGGCGCTTCGACTGGGGGAACGTTCCGGAATCGAGTATCGCGACCGACTGCTCAATTCCCTCGAGGTCAATCAGCCTCGCTCCGTCGGTCGCGATACCCAGTCGGACGACCTCGCCGACCATGCGCTTCACCTGGCCGTCGCCCGGATTCCGCCGCTTTCTGATCGTGAAGTTGTCGAAGCCGGGCCCTACCGACGTTCTTTGAGGACAGCCGCATTCAGCCTCCTGACCGGCGTTCTGGCATTTGCACTCCTGCCGGGGACGCTGCTGCCGGCGGCTTCGCGGCTGTTTCAACCGGCCCGAGAGTTCACGAAGCCCCCCGCCTTCGCGCTTGAGGTTGAGCCCCTCGATGCGGTCGCCTATCGCGGTGAGCCAGTTCGATTCGACGTGCGAGCCATCGGGGTATCTCCCCGTGAGGTTGCCTTTCGCTACCATTTGCCCGGCGGCGCTGTCCAGAATCTGGCCGTGCACCTTGATCCGGATACAATCCGTAGCGATCCCGAATCTTCGGTTCATCACGGTCAAGTCACTCTCGATGGATTTGCTTCGTCGGTCAACTACTGGGTAGAAGCCGGAGAGGTTGCGACTCCGTCGCAGCGACTTGAGGTGATCCAGCGGCCGCAGATCGTCAACCTGATGGCAAAGGTATCCCCCCCGGCTTATTCCCGGCTACCAAGTTCGACCGGTCGGGAGAACAACGGCGATATCGAAGCCTTGTCCGGCTCGAACCTCCGCCTTGAGATCGCAGCCAATAAGTCTCTCGCATCCGCCTGGATGATACTGCAGCGCACTGATCGCGAAGCTGGCAGTTTGGACAGTCTTCCCTTAAAGGTAAAAGGCTCGACCGCTCTACTCGAACTCCCGGTCCGTTCGGGCGGCACCTATCAAATCCGCCTGCGCGACAGCGATGGACACTACGATAAAGACCCGGTGGCTTATCACATCCGGCTGCTCGCCGACGAGCCGCCGGCGGCACGCATTGCCTTTCCCGATGCTGACATTGTCCTTGGCGACGACATGGTCCTTCCGCTGCGCATCGAAGCGGACGACGACTTTGGCATCTCCCGCATCGCGCTCGAATATCACCATGTCGGGGACTCCACAATTATCGGACGGGAGATACCCTTCCGCACAGTCGAAGACCGCTCGGCAGTCGCCGAATACAATTGGGAATTGGGAGCGCTCGGACTGGTGCCGGGTGACGTCATCGAATACCGCGCGATGGCTGCCGACAACGATAACATCAGCGGCCCCAAACGCGCCTGGTCC
Proteins encoded in this region:
- a CDS encoding DUF4159 domain-containing protein, producing the protein MAVVLLASVVPVLTFAANGIAGEDLFQIARLKYDGGGDWYSNPSSIPNLHTFLRAECGIDAAVEEAVVEPSSPKLSALPFVYMNGHGNIRFSERDVESLRHYLETGGFLLADDNYGMDASFRREMKRVLPGVEPVELPWTHPIYHSHFSLPEGLPKIHEHDGKPAQGLGYSLHGRLVAFYSYQADLGDGWEDPDVHNDPAEKRLAALRMGANIVVWRLRGGL